A single Marinobacter sp. es.042 DNA region contains:
- the fabG gene encoding 3-oxoacyl-ACP reductase FabG — protein sequence MSLEGKTALVTGATRGIGQAIARALAAQGAEVVGTATSEAGAESITNDLQSAGYKGYGMVMNVADPASIEAGLKELTEKSGAPLILVNNAGITRDNLLMRLKDDDWASVLETNLSSVYRTSKAVLRGMAKAKWGRIINISSVVAGMGNAGQGNYCAAKAGVEGFTRSLAKEMSNRGITANCVAPGFIDTDMTKKLDDKQRGAMLEIIPAGRLGEPEEVAAVVAFLASDAAGYVTGETINVNGGMYMG from the coding sequence ATGTCTCTGGAAGGTAAAACCGCACTGGTCACCGGTGCTACCCGCGGTATTGGTCAGGCCATTGCCCGTGCGCTGGCCGCGCAGGGTGCCGAAGTTGTCGGAACAGCTACCAGTGAAGCCGGTGCAGAATCCATCACCAACGATCTCCAGTCGGCCGGTTACAAGGGTTACGGCATGGTCATGAACGTTGCAGACCCTGCCAGCATTGAAGCCGGTTTGAAGGAGTTGACCGAAAAATCAGGGGCGCCCCTGATTCTGGTCAACAATGCCGGCATTACCCGTGATAACCTCCTGATGCGGTTGAAAGATGATGACTGGGCCTCGGTTCTGGAAACCAATCTGTCCAGCGTCTATCGGACCAGCAAGGCGGTGCTTCGTGGCATGGCCAAGGCCAAATGGGGCCGGATTATCAATATCAGCTCCGTGGTTGCCGGTATGGGCAATGCGGGGCAGGGCAATTACTGCGCCGCCAAGGCCGGGGTTGAAGGTTTTACCCGAAGCCTGGCCAAGGAAATGTCGAACCGCGGTATCACTGCAAATTGTGTGGCTCCCGGATTTATTGACACGGATATGACAAAAAAACTGGACGACAAGCAGCGCGGGGCTATGCTGGAAATCATACCCGCGGGTCGTCTGGGTGAGCCGGAAGAAGTGGCAGCCGTGGTTGCCTTCCTGGCATCAGATGCAGCCGGATACGTGACGGGTGAAACCATCAACGTGAACGGCGGAATGTACATGGGATAA
- the acpP gene encoding acyl carrier protein, producing the protein MSTVEERVKKIVCEQLGVKESEVQNSSSFVEDLGADSLDTVELVMALEEEFETEIPDEEAEKLTSVQDAIDYIVAHT; encoded by the coding sequence ATGAGTACAGTTGAAGAGCGCGTGAAGAAGATCGTTTGTGAACAGTTGGGCGTGAAAGAGTCCGAAGTTCAGAACTCATCTTCTTTTGTAGAGGATCTTGGCGCTGACTCACTGGACACCGTTGAGCTGGTTATGGCACTTGAAGAGGAGTTTGAAACCGAGATTCCTGACGAGGAAGCCGAGAAGCTGACAAGTGTTCAGGACGCGATCGACTACATCGTCGCGCATACCTGA
- the fabF gene encoding beta-ketoacyl-ACP synthase II: MTKRRVVITGMGMLSPVGNSVESSWEAIRAGRSGIGMIDRFDASAYNTRIGGAIRDLDMESYLSPKDARKLDAFIHYGLIAAQQAVDSSGLESFEKLDRERVGIAIGSGIGGLEYIEKSVLTMDKSGPRKVSPFFVPASVINMISGNAAIRFGYRGPNIAIVTACTTGTHNIGYAARTIAYGDADVMLAGGSEMATTRTGMAAFSAARALSTRNDEPEKASRPWDKDRDGFVLSDGAGVVVLEELEHAKERGATIYGEVVGFGMSDDAHHITAPPEDGEGAARSMANAVRDAGLDLEEIDYINAHGTSTQVGDVAEVAAVRRVFGAHAEKLAMSSTKSMTGHLLGAAGAVEAIFSVLAIRDGVLPPTINLDNPDEGCDLDLVAHTSRKADVRVALSNSFGFGGTNGTLIFRRYEG; this comes from the coding sequence ATGACTAAACGGCGAGTTGTCATCACAGGTATGGGCATGCTGTCTCCAGTCGGCAATAGCGTGGAGTCGTCCTGGGAAGCGATTCGGGCCGGGCGCAGCGGGATTGGTATGATCGACCGCTTTGACGCGTCTGCCTACAACACCAGAATTGGTGGGGCCATCCGGGATCTGGACATGGAATCCTACCTGTCCCCGAAGGATGCCAGAAAGCTTGATGCCTTTATCCATTATGGCCTGATTGCTGCGCAGCAGGCTGTTGACAGCAGTGGCCTGGAGTCGTTTGAGAAGCTTGATCGGGAGCGAGTGGGTATTGCTATCGGCTCCGGGATTGGCGGCCTTGAGTACATAGAGAAGAGCGTCCTGACCATGGACAAGTCGGGGCCCCGAAAGGTTTCCCCGTTTTTCGTGCCTGCTTCTGTCATCAACATGATCTCCGGCAATGCCGCGATCCGTTTCGGATACCGTGGCCCCAACATTGCGATCGTGACAGCCTGCACTACCGGCACCCACAACATTGGTTACGCGGCCCGCACGATTGCCTATGGCGACGCCGATGTCATGCTGGCAGGTGGCTCGGAAATGGCGACGACGCGTACCGGTATGGCTGCGTTTTCGGCTGCGCGGGCTCTGTCCACTCGTAACGATGAACCGGAAAAGGCCAGCCGCCCCTGGGATAAAGACCGGGACGGCTTTGTGCTCAGCGATGGCGCCGGTGTCGTTGTGCTTGAAGAGCTTGAACATGCGAAGGAGCGGGGCGCCACCATATATGGCGAAGTTGTTGGTTTTGGTATGAGCGACGATGCCCACCACATTACAGCGCCGCCCGAAGATGGCGAGGGCGCCGCCCGATCCATGGCGAACGCAGTTCGTGATGCCGGCCTTGATCTGGAAGAAATCGACTACATCAACGCCCACGGCACCTCCACCCAGGTTGGTGACGTGGCCGAAGTGGCTGCAGTTCGTCGGGTGTTCGGCGCGCATGCCGAAAAGCTGGCCATGAGCAGCACCAAGTCCATGACAGGTCACCTGCTTGGAGCTGCCGGTGCTGTGGAAGCGATTTTCTCGGTTCTGGCGATTCGGGATGGTGTCCTGCCGCCCACCATCAATCTCGACAATCCGGATGAGGGTTGCGATCTGGACCTAGTGGCACACACGAGCCGTAAGGCGGATGTGCGGGTAGCCCTATCCAACTCCTTCGGGTTCGGTGGTACCAACGGCACCCTGATTTTCCGTCGCTACGAAGGCTGA
- the pabC gene encoding aminodeoxychorismate lyase codes for MFRLFWADDGGLPANDRGLAYGDGLFETIRMSGQKGVLLSRHLERMARDAGRLGIEVSRKELASVCVEAGERFADRFEGDGWVLKLILTRGSGGRGYRPDPGMEPNLVVSASALPPTPDPDGVAVDFSKVTLAVNPLLAGVKSLNRMEQVLAAAELKPSLFEVIMADREGNLVEGTRTNILLRQSDGWVTPPASSLAVAGVLRQWLLERLRQRGEPVTERPVTVPDVLGPDCQGMFLLNSVLGIVPVLTIAGHDLPVDSGLATIFNPLETLE; via the coding sequence GTGTTTCGTCTTTTCTGGGCTGACGACGGTGGCTTGCCCGCCAATGACCGGGGTCTGGCCTATGGAGACGGGCTGTTCGAAACCATTCGGATGTCCGGTCAGAAGGGGGTTCTTCTATCCCGCCACCTGGAGCGAATGGCGCGCGACGCCGGCCGATTGGGTATCGAGGTGTCGCGCAAAGAGCTTGCCAGCGTTTGCGTTGAGGCGGGGGAGCGTTTTGCGGATCGCTTCGAGGGCGACGGCTGGGTTCTGAAGCTGATCCTGACCCGCGGCAGTGGCGGTCGAGGGTATCGCCCTGATCCAGGGATGGAGCCCAATTTGGTGGTTTCGGCATCGGCTTTGCCGCCGACACCGGACCCTGATGGTGTCGCCGTTGATTTCTCCAAGGTAACTCTGGCGGTTAATCCGTTATTGGCCGGGGTCAAGTCGCTGAACCGGATGGAGCAGGTCCTGGCGGCCGCCGAGCTCAAGCCATCGCTGTTCGAGGTCATCATGGCCGATCGTGAGGGAAACCTGGTCGAAGGTACTCGTACCAACATCCTGCTGCGGCAGTCTGATGGATGGGTGACGCCGCCGGCGTCGAGTCTGGCGGTTGCCGGTGTTCTGAGGCAGTGGCTGCTGGAGCGTCTGAGGCAGAGAGGCGAGCCGGTAACAGAGCGCCCCGTCACTGTGCCCGATGTACTGGGTCCCGATTGTCAGGGAATGTTTCTCCTGAACAGCGTTCTGGGCATTGTTCCGGTTCTCACTATTGCCGGCCATGATTTGCCTGTGGATAGCGGACTTGCGACAATCTTCAATCCTCTCGAAACACTGGAATAA